From a single Poecilia reticulata strain Guanapo linkage group LG2, Guppy_female_1.0+MT, whole genome shotgun sequence genomic region:
- the LOC108166883 gene encoding protein NLRC3-like, whose amino-acid sequence MKKGQRACRLMIKRLHQIDPTLSNQLSLSSDSSDLDFDDRCQHDLKESLKDTFQSIFEGIAIRGEKTSLNDIYTELFILEGGSAGVNQEHEVRQIETASSIQGTKIKREDIFKPNPGRKHRIRTVMTMGVAGIGKTLLTQKFTLDWAEGKTNQDIDFIFPFTFRELNNLKEETFSLVELIHHFFDKIKDAGICSYKKFQVLFILDGLDESRLPLDFKKNPVLTDVKKSTSLDVLLTNLIRGKLFPSALLWITTRPAAAGLIPDNSIDMVTEVRGFTDPQKEEYFRKRFINDEEKASRIISHIQKSKSLHIMCHIPVFCWITANVLDNVIKTREGGELPMTLTETYIEFLLVQLSIKEDKYEEIAEEYPENRKLIESLGSLAFDQLLKGNLIFYDKDLKRCGIKIKDAALFSGVFTQMFKKEKGMRNKSIYSFVHLSIQEFLAAVYMLHCFTSRRSEVIKTFLGEKYNKTSLDELMKKVMEKSFCSKNGHLDLFVRFLHGLTVESNQRLLEDLLGQTENSPETIQRIITNLKEMSSYYISTDRRINIFYCLMEMNDVSFYQEIQRLLDSGKKLSLTDCSALAFMLQMSEEVLDELDLEKYNTLPGGRHRLVPAVRNCRKARFGGCSLGNTECEVVASALKSNPDLTELEIRRIYIEEGEDSEMKNLIEILESSVSKVKNLRLMDCSLSETSWTSLFSALKSKPTHLTELDLSRTNLGDSGRKELCGFLQTEGCRLEKLLYVII is encoded by the exons ATGAAGAAAGGACAGAGAGCCTGCAGACTGATGATCAAACGTCTTCATCAAATAGATCCTACCCTGTCCAATCAGCTGAGTTTGTCCTCCGATTCCTCTGATTTAG ATTTTGATGATCGATGTCAACATGACCTCAAAGAGTCTCTAAAGGACACCTTCCAATCTATCTTTGAAGGCATTGCGATACGTGGAGAGAAAACCTCTCTGAATGATATTTACACAGAGCTCTTCATCTTAGAAGGAGGAAGTGCAGGGGTCAATCAGGaacatgaggtcagacagaTTGAAACAGCATCCAGTATTcaaggaacaaaaataaaacgggaAGACATCTTTAAACCCAACCCTGGTAGGAAGCATCGGATAAGAACAGTGATGACCATGGGAGTGGCTGGCATTGGCAAAACACTATTAACAcagaagttcactctggactgggctGAAGGCAAAACCAACCAAGACATTGatttcatatttccattcacGTTCAGAGAACTGAATAACTTGAAAGAAGAAACTTTCAGCCTGGTGGAACTGATTCATCACTTCtttgacaaaattaaagatGCAGGAATCTGCAGCTATAAAAAGTTCCAGGTTCTCTTCATCCTTGATGGCCTGGATGAGAGTCGACTTCCTCTGGACTTCAAGAAGAATCCAGTCCTGACTGATGTTAAAAAGTCTACTTCACTGgatgttctgctgacaaacctcatcaggGGGAAACTGTTTCcttctgctctcctctggataaccacacgacctgctgcagctggtttGATCCCAGATAACTCTATTGACATGGTaacagaggtcagagggttCACTGACCCCCAGAAGGAGGAGTACTTCAGGAAGAGATTCATAAATGATGAAGAAAAGGCCAGCAGGATCATCTCCCACATCCAGAAATCAAAAAGTCTCCACATCATGTGTCACATTCCAGtcttctgctggatcactgctaATGTTCTGGATAATGTGATAAAGaccagagagggaggagagctgCCCA tgaccCTGACTGAGACGTACATAGAGTTCTTGTTGGTTCAACTCTCAATCAAGGAGgacaaatatgaagaaatagCTGAAGAATATccagaaaacaggaagctgatTGAGTCTCTAGGTAGTCTGGCTTTTGATCAGCTGCTGAAGGGAAACCTGATCTTCTATGACAAAGACCTCAAACGGTGTGGCATCAAGATCAAAGATGCTGCGTTGTTCTCCGGAGTTTTCACCCAGATGTTTAAAAAGGAGAAAGGGATGCGCAACAAATCCATCTACTCTTTTGTCCATCTGAGCAtccaggagtttctggctgccGTCTACATGCTCCACTGCTTCACCAGCAGAAGATCAGAGGTGATCAAGACGTTCCTGggagaaaaatacaataaaacatctCTAGATGAGCTCATGAAGAAAGTCATGGAGAAATCCTTCTGCAGTAAAAATGGCCACCTGGACCTGTTTGTCCGCTTCCTTCATGGTCTCACTGTGGAGTCAAACCAGAGACTCTTAGAAGATCTGCTGGGTCAGACAGAGAACAGTCCAGAAACCATCCAGAGAATCATCACCAACCTGAAGGAGATGAGCAGTTATTATATCTCTACTGACAGACGCATCAACATCTTCTACTGTCTGATGGAGATGAACGACGTCTCATTTTATCAGGAGATCCAACGGCTGCTGGATTCAGGGAAGAAACTCTCACTGACTGACTGTTCAGCTCTGGCCTTCATGCTGCAGATGTCAGAGGAGGTTCTGGATGAGTTGGACCTGGAGAAGTACAACACATTACCAGGTGGACGACATAGACTGGTTCCAGCTGTGAGGAACTGCAGAAAGGCTCG ATTTGGTGGTTGTAGTCTCGGAAACACTGAATGTGAAGTTGtggcctcagctctgaagtccaacccAGATCTCACTGAACTGGAAATAAGAAGGATCTACATAGAAGAAGGTGAAGACTCTGAGATGAAGAATCTGATTGAGATCCTGGAGAGTTCAGTCAGTAAAGTGAAGAATCTGAg ATTGATGGACTGCAGTTTGTCAGAGACCAGCTGGACKTCTCTGttctcagctctgaagtccaaaCCGACCCATCTGACAGAACTGGACCTGAGCAGAACCAACCTGGGAGATTCTGGACGGAAagagctctgtggttttctACAGACTGAAGGCTGCAGACTGGAGAAATTGTTGTATGTAATTATATGA